The region GTCCTTTCCCATAGCTCCCGCTTTCTCCCGCATTTCTTCGCAGGCCTGCTCAATTTCTTGTTCTCCCGTGAGAAAAACCAGAATATCTCCTGGACCTTCACATTCATGAATATGCATGGTCGTACGAACGGCAGCTTCCACGTAATTTGCTTCCGGTTTTGACGTATAAAAAACTTCCACTGGATGCGTTCGTCCAGGCACCTTCATGAGTGGAGCGCCGTGAAAATACTCTTGAAATTTTTCGGCGTCCAATGTAGCAGACATAATCACCACCTTGAGCTCCCCATACTTGGATCCCGGTATTCTCTTTGGCAATACCTCCATCAAGAGTCCCATTAGGACATCCGTCGAGAGGGTCCGTTCGTGAGCTTCGTCTAGGACGATGCAAGAATATCTCTTTAGCAAAGGATCCGACATGGCCTCTCGCAAAAGCATACCGTCCGTTACGTATTTCAGCACTGTCTTAACCGGATCACTGACATCTTCAAAGCGAATGGTGTAGCCAACTTCTTGACCTAATTCCACATCCATTTCTTCTGCCACACGTTGCGCGATACTCGTGGCGGCCACACGTCGTGGCTGCGTACAAGCAATTGAGGTTTCTCCTGGTGTGACGAAACCAGCTTCTAAAATGAACTGGGGAATCTGCGTCGTCTTTCCGGAACCAGTCTGACCttccacaacaacaatttgATTATTCTTGACAGCTTCTACCAGATTATCTCTGAACAAGTAGACGGGAAGTGTTTGCCGAGTTTCGAGGATGGAGAGGTAGCGAGCCGAATAAGGAGCTCCAGTCCATGGATTGATATTATTTGGCGTCTCACATTTGCTGCGCTTATTGGTGGAAGCTTCCCGGGATGATTCTCCCAAATCAATCCTTTGCTTTCGACTCATCATCCCGTCTCTACTGTACTCTTCCTCCGACAGAAATCAATGTCCTAACAATACTAAAATTTGTCAAGCTCCTGCTTCGGATTCCTTTGGGTCCATTTGGCCATAGGACGAAGAAAGCAGTGGCTCGGAGGCAGGGCAGGACCAACGTGCAAACAGCAACCGACCACCTGCCTTGTCGGTGAACGACAAGATACGACGACATCTATGAGATATCATACATAATAGATAAACGTCAGACTGATGTTCGAACCGATAAAGGATCACACGTGAATAGGAATAGATAAGGTTGGACTTATATTAAATGTAAATTGATTATGTCACATCACTCCTAGGGTGAACCGGTTGACGGATTGCCCGGCAGATTTTTAGCCAATTCTATGATCTCTCGAAATCGAGAGGAGAAAAACTGCATAACGCCCTTTTTCTTCGAGGAACGAAGCAAATTATCGGCTGGCATCATGGCCTCGCTTTTGGTCTATCGAACGAAAAAGTTGTTGCGCATACCGGTGTCCCCATCAAAGCTAGGAGTAAGAGAGTACCATGGGGGAAAGCAAACACTCGAATCCTGTAACGTTCGATCTCGAAGATTCGTCCAACCGGATCGTATTGGCTCGCGACTGCCGTCCCGTTGGGGAGCTTCCAAAGAAGTCTTTCAACGAACGTCTGCTTATTCGACTATGGCGTTTTGGGATCCGCTAAAGTTCTCCAATCAAGACCTATACAAAAGTCAGCGTTGCGACTCCTGGAGTGAACCCAAATCAACCACAGTTCTCGCATACAGCAATGTTGATACTGATACTCCGGGTCATTATCTCCGCCGCTTAGTTGCATGGATTCGACAGCTTTTGCAGTCTTGTTGGAATACTACCGTTTTAACTGCACGAGGGACTGAGGTTGCTCTTAGGCTCTCACCCTTGGCAATTTTGACGCCAGCATCAATCTTGTCGGCAAGGTTTTTGTCGCACAGCGTCGTCTCCGATGCAAGCTGGTGGTACTTTACCAGCGCCATGCAATCGCTGGGTCCGGCCTTTGTAAAACTCTGCCAATGGGTGGCAACTCGGCGCGATATTTTTCCTCCGCACGTATGTGATCGTCTGTCTAGTTTACACGATCGTGGCATTCCACATTCGTGGAAATACACCGATCAAATATTGAGAGAATCATTCGGGAGTGGTTATGAAACTCGTGGCTTAAAGGTAGACAGCCAAAGCGTAATTGGTTGTGGATCAGCTGCGCAAGTGTATAGCGGCACGTTGTCAACTACGCTGAAAGATGGAACGGAGGAAAGAACGCCCGTTGCCATCAAGGTTTTGCACCCTCGCTTTGCTCAGTTGGTGGAACGAGACTTATGGTTTATGCAATCAATTGCAGATCTAGTGCACAGTTTGCCCTTTCAACATATCAAAATGGTGAATCTACCGCGAGCTACGCAAAACTTTGGCGCAGTATTACAGCGACAAGCCGACCTGCGGATAGAAGGGAATAATTTGAAAACATTTCGGAACAACTTTTACAGAAATCGAGAAGATGAATACAACTCTGCCATACTTTTCCCCAAGCCAGTGGACGAGTGGACGACAAGGACAATCTTGGTTGAGGATTTAGTCCGAGATGCGACTCCGATTTCGGACTACTTGCGGGATTCGTCGGATTCAGGGAAAGAAATACGGAAGGAGTTGGCTGGACCTTTGCTACGTGGCTTTCTCAAGATGGTCTTTCTTGACAATTTTGTACATTGTGACTTGCATCCTGGCAATGTGCTTATTCAAACGTCGCAGGTTAAGCCAGAACCACCGACATTTCTTGGATTTCCTCTTAATCCCTTCTCGGACACGGGAGAGAAATTTGAAATAAAGCGAAGTATTGTCTTTCTGGATGCTGGTATCGCCACGTCTCTAAGTTCAAATGATCAGCGTAACCTGAAAGACCTCTTCCGTGCCGTCATTACCAATGACGGCGAGCGAGCAGGACGTCTTATGGTGGAACGAGCCAAATTTGAGCGTTGTAGCCTAGTGGAAGGCGGAGTCGACGCGTTTGCAGGTGGGATTCAGGAACTGGTTTCGGAATTTCACGATAGGCGAAAAGAAGGGTTGACACTTGGAGCTGTGCGTATTGGATCACTCCTTAGCCGCGTGCTGGATCTCTGTCGCGTGCATGGAGTGGAAATTGATCCGGCCATGGCAAGCATTGTTATTAGCACACTGGTTTTGGAAGGTTTGGGACGGTCATTGGAGCCCAGCCTGAATTTGATTGACTTTGCTCTTCCATTCGTACTAGGTCGAGGACGTGTATAGCCTTGCTCACAGTAATGAGAACGAGTTTGTTCAGATCAATATTTCGTTATCACCGCTCTTTTGCTACCATTAGTAATCTAATGTTAGCCACGTTGATCTTTTGTGAAATTTCGTCAGAACCCGTTTCTTAGTCACGGTTGGTGACGGCTTCGACAACCACACATCGCAAACTTATCGTTTCGCATTCTCACAAACAAGGCTTGGTTCTGTTTCGAAAAATCAGAGCTTCGATTTTCACACCGCAAGCAACCATGCTGAAGCAAATCTCTCAATCgttccttcgtcccacaGCTCGATGTGTGTCAGCGTCCTCAAGGGTTCGATTCATGAGCGCCAGTCCCTGGGCCGACTATGAAATGGCACCCTTTGACCCCATTATCGGCCTGAACGAGGAGTACAGCAAAGATGACTTTCCACAAAAAGTAATCGTTGGAGTTGGTGCCTACCGCGACGGAAACGGAAAGCCTTATGTGCTTCCCTGTGTCCGGGAAGCAgagaagaagatgatggaGCAGAACCTCGACATGGAGTATTCAGGTATCGTACGTATAAAGTGAACACGTTTCCCAGCATTCAAGCTACGACTAAGATGCGCTAACGACACGTGTTTATCTTGCAAAGGCTGGAGATGCCAAGTTCGTGGAATTAGCACTCAAGTTTGGATACGGCAAAGACTCGAAACCTCTAGGAGAGAACCGCATTCAAGGTGTGCAGGCACTTTCTGGTACAGGCGGCCTCCGCGTTATGGGGGAGCTCCTGCGTAAACACGGCCACACCCATATTTATGTGCCGAATCCAACGTGGGGCAATCACATTCCCATTTTCGTCAACTCTGGATTGGAAGTTCGTAAATACAGGTACTATGATGCCAAGAACTCGGACCTCGACTTTGACGGTATGATTACCGACATCAAGGAAATGCCGACGGGGAGCACTGTACTACTGCATGCCTGCGCACACAACCCAACCGGTATGGACCCTACTTTGGAACAATGGAAAGAGCTCAGTGATATaatcaaaacgaaaaagctTCTGCCATTCTTTGATTGTGCATACCAAGGGTTTGCTTCTGGAGATGCCAACATCGACGCTGCATCAGTCCGGATGTTTGTCGAAGACGGACACCTTTTAGCAATGGTCCAGTCGTTTTCCAAGAACTTTGGTTTGTATGGTCATCGAGTCGGTACGCTATCAGTTGTTGGCGAGTCCGAAGCGGAAGCCAAGCGTGTGCAATCTCAGCTCAAAACCGTAATCCGGCCCATGTACTCCAACCCTCCGCGTCATGGTGCACGTATCGTTTCAACTATCTTGTCGGACCCCAAGCTTACCCAAGACTTCCTGATTCAATGCAAGGAAATGGCAGACCGAATTCATACCATGCGTGGATTGCTTCGCAGTAACTTGGAGCAGGCTGGCTCGACACACAATTGGGAGCACATTACTCGACAGATCGGTATGTTTGCCTACAGTGGCCTTTCGAAAGACCAGGTATTGGAGATGCGTCACAAGCACCATGTCTACTGTACTGCGGACGGTCGAATTTCCATGGCGGGTGTAACTTCTGGAAATGTGGACTACATTGCGCAAGCCATTCATGCCGTTTCCAAGTAATGGGAAAGGTACATTTCTAATCTAATTGATAATTTCAAACAAGCCAGGTATTAGAGCTTTTGCAGAACTCCGGAGCATTGGCACGAAACGGGCCACATATTGTCAACCATAAAGCGACTTTGCTCCAAAACAAGCGCTTCGGTTTCTAGTGTAGCTGTTCGGATCCCAAATCCGGTCAACAAAGCATCTTCCGTATACCGGTGCAGGTGGCAATTTTCCGCCAAACGCTGCTGAAGGGGATCCAACGTAGTTTGCTGCAATTCCAAAAATCGGTAGGGTTCATCTGGATTGACGGCGACGTGTTCGACGTAGGCTAATGTACCTCCTCGACGCAAGAGTCGTTTCATCTCAGAGATCGCCAAACCAGGGTTGTCGACGCTACAAAGCGTCAAACAGCAAACAATAGCGTCAAAGTGCCCACTTTCAAATGGTAATGTGGACGCTATACTTCCCTTTAATAGGTCCAGCTCAAATCGCTGCAATAGTTTTTCTTCGCGTCCCACATTGAGTCGTTTTTGCACTTTCTTAACGATATCTGGTTTTGGAAGCTGCAGATCTACGCCGGTAATGTGTATTCTGTGTAAAGGACTAGAAATTGCTTCAAAAGCCCGATCGTACAAGCCCCTTTGCAGTAGACGCAAGTCTTTCCCGATTCCTACTTCGAGAATTCGGAATGATTTGTTTTTTTGGTCACCGCTCGTGGTTGGGTTCCTGTTCGGTCTCGAGGATTGCGATTGCGAAGCTTCGTGGATGGCTCGAAAGATTGTCGCAGAAACTCGAGCTTCGTGCGCTTCGGGGTATTTGAGGTGTTGTAGCGATAGTGCATTGTAAGTAACACGTCCGTATCCGTAGGTGAAAATGGCACCCAACGGCAGTTTCCACAGAAAATCACTTCTTGTCGTAGTCGGTTCCACCGGCGGTGGTTTGGACGCCGAGAATCCGTTCACTAAGTCTAGGCAGCAAAGAGGGAACACAAGCGAAGGAAGTAGCTTCATTGTACCCACTGGTATGAGAGCTGTTCATGGGAGAGGTTGCCTGTCGATTTGGGCATCTCCCCGATCCCTCCAAAACGGGAAAGATTCTTTCCTTTGTGCCTACCTACCCAATGGCAGAAGAATGTGGGATTTTGCTCACAGTAATGTAAGTTACCGTTCGCAGACATGAACCAGACTACCTACCTAGTTTAGGCTGCATTTATGTGGATTGGATCAATATGTCTCTTGCAGTGGATGATGTGATCACTGTCGTACCATCATTATTCTGACGTATGCAGTCCTGAAGTGATGACAGACGCCGACAGTATACATCCAACGTCCATCCCATTCAAAGATTCTGTGACACCTTGGGATGTCTTTTCAGCGGTAGACTCTGGCGAGCACCCCAACGGACTGTGAACTCCGAAGTACTTGGCTACGAAGGTGCCACGAACACGCGGCTGTCAGCGCAGCATTGCAATTGCGACCCTGCCCGCTGCACATCCTTCGTGCGGTTGATGCTTCACTAGCTCTCTTGTACACACGCCTACACataacacacacacacacggaAAGCACAATCCCACACGTTGATATCCCACACTCTTCACATACCCCCGTATCTGCTTCATCATGGCCACCAAGTTTGCTGATCTCTCCAAGGGTCCCAAGGGTAGGTAGTCAAAGTCGCAGCCGAAGAATGGATTGAAAGGACCCAAGAAATTTTGATATTTTCGTCACACGAAACCTCTGTGCTTGACTACGAATACCGTGTTCCCGAAGTCGAGTCGGCTTGCCATTTAGGTTTTGCCAGAATGAGAAAGGACCTGTCTATACCGAGTGCTTGATCTTACATTTACCGTTATCCTCTTTTGGCAGATCTCTTGAATGACGACTACACGTCTTCTGTCGTGCTCAAGGCCAAGAAGAACGCCGGACCTGTTGCCGTTACCATCGAAACAACCCGCGGAGACGATGGTGCACTCACGTCCAAGGTCGGCACTAAGTTCGCTTACGCTAAATTCAACGTTGACAAGGGCCAGATCAAGGCCGATGGTGGCCGAGTCTTGGAGACATCCCTGAAGGTTACACCGGAGGTCAAGCTTTCCTTTTTGGCTAGCAAAGGTGCTGACTTGGGAGTGGATTACACCAAGGGCAACTTCTACGGAACCGGTGTTTTGGACGTTATGGACATGTCCTTGGTTAGCACGTCGGCTTGCTACGGTTTGAACTCGGGACTCAAAGTTGGCGGAGATGCCGCCTACAACCTTTCCGGAAGCAAGGGTCTCAGTGGATTCAACGTCGGT is a window of Phaeodactylum tricornutum CCAP 1055/1 chromosome 28, whole genome shotgun sequence DNA encoding:
- a CDS encoding predicted protein; translation: MQSLGPAFVKLCQWVATRRDIFPPHVCDRLSSLHDRGIPHSWKYTDQILRESFGSGYETRGLKVDSQSVIGCGSAAQVYSGTLSTTLKDGTEERTPVAIKVLHPRFAQLVERDLWFMQSIADLVHSLPFQHIKMVNLPRATQNFGAVLQRQADLRIEGNNLKTFRNNFYRNREDEYNSAILFPKPVDEWTTRTILVEDLVRDATPISDYLRDSSDSGKEIRKELAGPLLRGFLKMVFLDNFVHCDLHPGNVLIQTSQVKPEPPTFLGFPLNPFSDTGEKFEIKRSIVFLDAGIATSLSSNDQRNLKDLFRAVITNDGERAGRLMVERAKFERCSLVEGGVDAFAGGIQELVSEFHDRRKEGLTLGAVRIGSLLSRVLDLCRVHGVEIDPAMASIVISTLVLEGLGRSLEPSLNLIDFALPFVLGRGRV
- the AAT_2 gene encoding aspartate aminotransferase (probable Aspartate amino transferase aminoacid metabolism) gives rise to the protein MLKQISQSFLRPTARCVSASSRVRFMSASPWADYEMAPFDPIIGLNEEYSKDDFPQKVIVGVGAYRDGNGKPYVLPCVREAEKKMMEQNLDMEYSGIAGDAKFVELALKFGYGKDSKPLGENRIQGVQALSGTGGLRVMGELLRKHGHTHIYVPNPTWGNHIPIFVNSGLEVRKYRYYDAKNSDLDFDGMITDIKEMPTGSTVLLHACAHNPTGMDPTLEQWKELSDIIKTKKLLPFFDCAYQGFASGDANIDAASVRMFVEDGHLLAMVQSFSKNFGLYGHRVGTLSVVGESEAEAKRVQSQLKTVIRPMYSNPPRHGARIVSTILSDPKLTQDFLIQCKEMADRIHTMRGLLRSNLEQAGSTHNWEHITRQIGMFAYSGLSKDQVLEMRHKHHVYCTADGRISMAGVTSGNVDYIAQAIHAVSK
- a CDS encoding predicted protein, translated to MKLLPSLVFPLCCLDLVNGFSASKPPPVEPTTTRSDFLWKLPLGAIFTYGYGRVTYNALSLQHLKYPEAHEARVSATIFRAIHEASQSQSSRPNRNPTTSGDQKNKSFRILEVGIGKDLRLLQRGLYDRAFEAISSPLHRIHITGVDLQLPKPDIVKKVQKRLNVGREEKLLQRFELDLLKGSIASTLPFESGHFDAIVCCLTLCSVDNPGLAISEMKRLLRRGGTLAYVEHVAVNPDEPYRFLELQQTTLDPLQQRLAENCHLHRYTEDALLTGFGIRTATLETEALVLEQ
- a CDS encoding predicted protein — translated: MATKFADLSKGPKDLLNDDYTSSVVLKAKKNAGPVAVTIETTRGDDGALTSKVGTKFAYAKFNVDKGQIKADGGRVLETSLKVTPEVKLSFLASKGADLGVDYTKGNFYGTGVLDVMDMSLVSTSACYGLNSGLKVGGDAAYNLSGSKGLSGFNVGASYTAGPLFTSLTVSSKSAATIGLLYKVNSDLMLASQTVHTSNKVCDVLGVGAAFKAPVGTIKAKFNSGGVVSACLIREIAPKVVMTASGSVTGADFSTFKPGFQIAM